The genomic window TGCTTATGTTTATATTGCGTTTAAATCTTTTTCAAATAATGACGTTTCTACCAGTCAGTACCTTGGATCGATAATCCTTGAATAACAGCGAAGGGAGGAATAATATTTTTAACTTTGTGTTATGCGAATTATTATAGAAATACTTTTAACGGGCATAGCCGTGTCGGTTGCTGCTTTTCTTGTACCAGGTGTTTATGTTGACGGTTTTCTGAATGCTATTATTGCAGGCCTTCTTATCGCTTTGGTCAATGCGACTATCGGAACCCTGTTACGGCTTTTCACCCTGCCAATAAATATCCTTTCTTTAGGCCTAATGTCTTTCATTATTTCTGTGTTGATGGTGCTTCTGGTCGACAGCTTTATGAAAGGGTTTAATACATCGGGATTTCTTTCAGCCCTGATATTTGCTGCTGTCCTGTCTTTAATAAAAATGGTGTTTGGCGCGTTGAAGTAACAATTATTTCGATCGCTGTCTATACAGATAAGTACTTTATTTTTCCGCCAATGCATTCTGCACGCTTGGAGCTTTATCGCTTTGTACTTTTTCTAACACTGCCCTGTTGTCTCTGCTCTGAAAAACTTTCTTTAATATAGCTACAGCTCCCGCCCGAACATATGAACGCCCGTCATTCACTGCCATACTTTTTACTTTATCGTAAAGTCCGGCCTTTTCTTCGTCGTTTAATTTCGGGATAAAGTTAACAGCCCGTAACCGCAGTTCCCAGTTTTTATCGTCCAGTG from Arcticibacter tournemirensis includes these protein-coding regions:
- a CDS encoding phage holin family protein; the encoded protein is MRIIIEILLTGIAVSVAAFLVPGVYVDGFLNAIIAGLLIALVNATIGTLLRLFTLPINILSLGLMSFIISVLMVLLVDSFMKGFNTSGFLSALIFAAVLSLIKMVFGALK